From the Octadecabacter antarcticus 307 genome, one window contains:
- a CDS encoding NUDIX domain-containing protein: MGCKYAERGRGGKPTLRGIGIFKPKKRVGLRYGERISWRKGSGFHRGAVVDLSARSRCGLARILGFPGGGREGYKTWRECLRREVFEEFALDVPIGAITWGRVISSMLNPTAKAWFFFVHLPREIEENICFGDEGQRWTLMDIDDVMNILNLVPALRVRLRLWLQDTDTELI; the protein is encoded by the coding sequence ATGGGGTGTAAATACGCAGAGCGTGGGAGAGGTGGCAAGCCGACCCTGCGGGGCATTGGTATTTTTAAACCAAAGAAGCGGGTAGGGTTGCGCTATGGAGAACGGATTTCATGGCGCAAAGGCAGTGGTTTTCATCGGGGCGCGGTTGTTGATTTATCAGCGCGATCGCGGTGTGGTCTGGCCCGGATACTGGGATTTCCAGGTGGCGGGCGTGAAGGGTATAAAACGTGGCGTGAGTGTCTGCGTCGTGAGGTGTTTGAGGAATTCGCGCTTGATGTTCCGATCGGTGCGATCACGTGGGGCAGGGTGATATCGTCAATGTTGAACCCCACAGCCAAGGCGTGGTTTTTCTTCGTTCATTTACCACGTGAGATCGAGGAAAATATCTGCTTTGGTGATGAAGGGCAGCGCTGGACGCTTATGGACATTGATGATGTGATGAATATACTAAATTTGGTGCCAGCCTTGCGTGTGCGACTGAGGCTGTGGTTGCAGGACACGGATACCGAACTTATCTAA
- a CDS encoding SPFH domain-containing protein — translation MDIENIIINLIGGNIVLILLAAFIILCIMVGVRIVPQSEKFVVERFGRLRAVLGPGINFIIPFLDRVAHKISILERQLPVMGQDAITSDNVLVQVETSVFYRITEPEKTVYRIRDVDGAISTTVAGIVRSEIGKMELDQVQANRTGLILAIQDQLAAQVDEWGIEVTRAEILDVNLDAATRAAMLQQLNAERARRAQVTEAEGKKRSVELQADAELYAAEQAAKARRVSADAEAYATQVVAVAIAENGLEAAQYQVALKQVESLNALGASAGSNTILVPANALEAFGDAFKMLKGRG, via the coding sequence ATGGACATTGAAAACATCATAATCAACCTGATTGGGGGCAATATTGTCCTGATCCTGTTGGCTGCATTTATCATCCTTTGTATTATGGTTGGTGTTCGCATCGTGCCGCAGTCTGAAAAATTTGTGGTTGAACGGTTTGGCCGGCTTCGCGCGGTGCTTGGGCCTGGCATCAACTTTATCATCCCATTTCTTGACCGCGTTGCGCACAAGATTTCGATTCTGGAGCGCCAGTTGCCGGTGATGGGCCAAGACGCGATTACATCTGACAACGTGTTGGTGCAGGTCGAAACGTCGGTGTTTTACCGCATCACCGAACCTGAAAAGACGGTCTATCGTATCCGCGACGTCGATGGGGCGATTTCTACGACGGTCGCCGGTATCGTGCGCTCAGAAATTGGTAAGATGGAACTTGACCAAGTGCAGGCGAACCGCACGGGCCTGATCCTTGCGATCCAGGACCAGTTGGCCGCGCAGGTGGACGAATGGGGCATCGAAGTCACCCGGGCCGAAATCCTCGATGTGAATTTGGATGCTGCGACCCGCGCCGCGATGCTTCAGCAGCTTAACGCGGAACGTGCGCGTCGGGCGCAAGTGACGGAGGCCGAGGGTAAAAAGCGGTCTGTTGAGCTTCAGGCCGACGCCGAACTTTATGCCGCCGAACAGGCCGCCAAAGCCCGCCGCGTTTCTGCGGATGCAGAAGCCTATGCGACACAAGTTGTTGCCGTGGCGATTGCCGAAAACGGACTCGAGGCGGCGCAGTATCAGGTTGCGTTAAAGCAGGTCGAATCGCTCAATGCACTGGGCGCATCCGCTGGCAGCAACACGATCCTTGTGCCAGCAAACGCGCTCGAAGCGTTTGGCGATGCGTTCAAGATGCTTAAGGGTCGCGGGTAA
- a CDS encoding IS5 family transposase (programmed frameshift), which translates to MAWTELTRRQHDRKSDKYASDMTDAEWALIAPLMRPPKGTGRPRTTCLRDVFDAILYIATTGCQWRMLPNDFPPVSTVRSYFYAWRDDGLLDEMNRKLVEVARLAEGRKAQPTAGIIDSQSVKTTESGGVRGYDAGKRIKGRKRHIVTDTVGFLVGLVVHSAGIQDRDGAPDVLKAIVSRYPSLRHVFADGGYAGPKLRDALKALGRWTVQIIKRSDTTEGFEVLPRRWVVERTFAWLNRCRRLSKDWEKSIASAEA; encoded by the exons ATGGCCTGGACTGAGCTCACCCGTCGCCAACATGATCGAAAAAGCGATAAGTACGCAAGTGATATGACAGACGCAGAATGGGCGTTGATAGCGCCTTTGATGCGGCCGCCCAAGGGAACAGGCCGGCCTCGTACGACATGTTTGCGCGACGTATTCGACGCGATCCTCTACATTGCAACGACCGGATGCCAGTGGCGCATGTTGCCCAACGACTTCCCGCCAGTTTCGACTGTGCGGAGTTATTTTTACGCGTGGCGCGATGATGGCTTGCTGGATGAGATGAACCGTAAGCTGGTGGAAGTCGCGCGTTTGGCCGAGGGCCGTAAGGCCCAGCCAACCGCCGGGATCATAGATAGTCAGAGCGTAAAAACAACTGAAAGTGGTGGGGTTAGAGGGTACGATGCGGGAAAACGGATCAAAGGACGCAAGCGCCATATCGTCACCGACACAGTCG GATTTTTGGTGGGCCTGGTGGTCCACAGTGCCGGAATTCAGGATCGGGATGGCGCGCCAGATGTGTTGAAAGCTATCGTCTCACGTTATCCATCATTGCGGCATGTATTTGCGGATGGCGGATATGCAGGGCCCAAACTGCGGGACGCGCTGAAGGCCCTTGGCCGATGGACCGTCCAGATCATCAAACGTTCCGATACCACAGAGGGCTTTGAAGTGCTGCCGCGCCGGTGGGTCGTCGAACGCACCTTCGCCTGGCTGAACCGATGTCGCCGCCTATCAAAAGATTGGGAAAAATCTATCGCAAGCGCAGAGGCTTGA
- a CDS encoding IS30 family transposase: MKYRTRTSYTDQQKSEMWDRWQRGDSMGSIGRHFNRASSSIFPHLVRTGGIRPADRARSQCALSLIEREVISRGLVTKQSFRLIAQNLNRSPSTISREVRRNGGRQAYRATPSDQRAWDCAARPKLCKLSFNDPLCHLIARKLRRKWSPQQIAGWLKRRYPDEEQNRVSHETIYRSLYVQTRGVLKKELQECLRSPRAIQRSRHATQKGLELRKIKNAVSISERPAEVEDRAVPGHWEGDLIAGSNNSYIATLVERHSRFVMLAKVTNKDTQSVTTALIKQARKLPRELYKSLTWDRGSEMAGHRKFTVATNIDVYFCDPQSPWQRGSNENTNRLLRQCFPKGTDISGFSHAKLSAVARQLNERPRKTLQYHTPAEKLEACVAATR, from the coding sequence ATGAAGTATCGCACACGGACGTCTTATACGGACCAACAGAAGTCTGAGATGTGGGATCGGTGGCAACGCGGTGATTCAATGGGCTCGATTGGCCGTCACTTCAATCGTGCGTCGTCGTCTATTTTCCCTCACTTGGTGCGAACTGGTGGGATCCGCCCCGCTGATCGCGCGCGGTCGCAATGTGCTTTGAGCCTCATTGAACGGGAAGTGATTTCCCGTGGGCTTGTCACAAAGCAGTCGTTTCGTCTCATCGCACAAAACCTGAACCGGTCACCTTCGACGATCAGCCGAGAGGTTCGCAGGAACGGCGGGCGACAAGCCTATCGTGCAACTCCTTCAGACCAACGCGCTTGGGACTGCGCAGCGCGGCCCAAATTGTGTAAGCTCTCATTCAACGATCCTTTGTGCCACTTGATAGCGCGAAAGCTGCGTCGGAAATGGTCACCGCAGCAAATCGCAGGCTGGCTCAAACGCAGATATCCTGATGAAGAGCAAAATCGCGTGTCACACGAAACGATATATCGCAGTCTCTATGTCCAAACTCGCGGGGTTTTGAAGAAGGAATTGCAGGAATGTCTGCGCAGTCCACGTGCGATCCAACGCTCCCGGCATGCCACTCAGAAGGGACTTGAGTTACGCAAAATCAAGAATGCTGTTTCAATTAGCGAACGCCCAGCAGAGGTAGAGGATCGTGCCGTTCCGGGGCATTGGGAGGGCGATTTAATCGCGGGATCGAACAACAGCTACATCGCAACGCTTGTGGAGCGCCATTCCCGTTTTGTGATGTTGGCCAAAGTCACGAACAAAGACACCCAGAGCGTGACGACAGCCTTGATCAAACAAGCACGAAAGCTTCCCAGAGAACTCTACAAATCCCTGACTTGGGATCGTGGATCAGAGATGGCGGGGCATCGAAAATTTACCGTTGCCACAAATATCGATGTCTATTTTTGTGATCCTCAATCTCCGTGGCAGCGCGGCAGCAACGAAAATACCAACCGCCTTCTCAGACAGTGCTTTCCCAAAGGCACCGATATATCCGGATTTAGCCACGCTAAGCTCAGCGCTGTCGCACGCCAACTTAACGAGCGACCAAGAAAGACCTTGCAATACCATACCCCAGCAGAGAAACTTGAAGCCTGTGTGGCAGCGACCCGTTGA
- a CDS encoding SDR family oxidoreductase, whose product MTKTLLSFGHGYSARALTTLLSDDWRVIGTTRSDEKAAALMAGGTEPRIWPGADLTPALNAATHLLISAGPSDAGDPVLNELRSEIASRRDQFEWVGYLSTTGVYGDHDGGWVDENTPLNPSTKRGQMRVDAETAWQSLGLPLHIFRLAGIYGPGRGPFAKVRNGTARRIIKDGQVFSRIHVADIAQTLAASIAQPNSGAIYNLCDDDPAPPQDVIAHAAELLGMATPPAQNFAVADLTPMARSFYAESKKVRNDRIKSELGVKLIYPDYRAGLAALLAAETENR is encoded by the coding sequence ATGACAAAAACGCTCCTCTCCTTTGGCCACGGTTATTCGGCCCGCGCACTTACAACGCTTCTATCAGACGATTGGCGCGTGATCGGAACCACGCGCAGCGACGAAAAAGCGGCCGCATTAATGGCGGGAGGGACCGAGCCGCGCATTTGGCCCGGTGCGGACCTCACCCCTGCTCTCAATGCTGCGACGCATCTATTGATTTCCGCAGGTCCGTCTGACGCAGGTGATCCAGTCCTCAACGAATTGCGCAGCGAAATCGCGTCACGTCGTGATCAGTTCGAATGGGTTGGCTATCTGTCTACGACTGGCGTTTACGGCGATCATGACGGGGGCTGGGTCGATGAAAACACGCCCCTCAACCCCTCAACGAAACGCGGTCAGATGCGGGTGGACGCTGAAACTGCGTGGCAATCGCTTGGTCTGCCACTGCACATTTTCCGGCTAGCGGGAATTTACGGGCCCGGACGTGGGCCATTTGCGAAAGTGCGCAACGGCACCGCACGCCGCATCATCAAAGACGGCCAGGTTTTCAGCCGTATCCACGTGGCCGATATTGCCCAAACGCTTGCCGCATCCATCGCGCAGCCCAATTCCGGTGCGATCTATAATCTATGTGACGATGATCCCGCCCCGCCCCAAGACGTCATCGCGCACGCCGCAGAACTGCTTGGCATGGCAACCCCGCCAGCGCAGAATTTTGCTGTTGCCGACCTGACCCCGATGGCGCGTAGTTTTTATGCTGAAAGTAAAAAGGTGCGCAATGACCGGATCAAATCCGAACTTGGCGTGAAATTAATCTACCCAGACTACCGCGCAGGTCTCGCCGCACTTCTGGCCGCTGAAACAGAAAATCGCTAG
- a CDS encoding NfeD family protein, which yields MSWYNEWWVWMVVALLLAIAEILIPAWIFFGFALGALFLGAMIWIGIGASMSLAWSLVVFAVFSLIAYVILRRIFGVRRGQIKIWDRDIND from the coding sequence ATGTCGTGGTACAATGAATGGTGGGTCTGGATGGTGGTGGCACTTTTGCTGGCCATCGCTGAAATTCTTATCCCGGCTTGGATATTCTTTGGCTTTGCGCTCGGTGCGCTTTTTCTTGGGGCAATGATCTGGATAGGCATTGGCGCCAGCATGTCATTGGCATGGTCGCTGGTCGTCTTCGCTGTGTTTTCGTTGATTGCCTATGTGATTTTGCGCCGGATTTTCGGCGTTCGTCGCGGGCAAATCAAAATCTGGGATCGCGATATCAACGACTGA
- a CDS encoding N-formylglutamate amidohydrolase, with product MIDTVSNPSYLLRRPSARTTSVVFASPHSGRRYPAAFLRKIVLDEMQVRSSEDAFVDDLFGSAVDHGAPLLLAQSPRAYLDLNRGPDELDPAVIDGVRRGAHNPRIASGLGVIPRVVSNGRAIYSGKLTLSEAHERISSVWRAYHDTLQTLMDEAHAGFGEAILIDCHSMPHEALEHVCPPGATRPDVVLGDRFGAAAASSVVERIEAAFASAGFKVARNMPFAGAYICQHYGRPSRRHHAVQIEIDRAIYMNERTIKPNANFNAFKAALDGVIAEIAEIGRPADLRVAAE from the coding sequence ATGATAGATACTGTGTCAAACCCATCTTACCTGTTGCGCCGCCCTTCGGCGCGCACAACATCTGTGGTTTTTGCGTCACCGCATTCGGGGCGCAGGTACCCGGCGGCCTTTTTGCGCAAGATCGTGTTGGATGAAATGCAAGTCCGTTCGTCTGAGGATGCATTCGTCGATGATTTGTTTGGATCAGCCGTTGATCATGGTGCGCCTTTGCTTTTGGCGCAATCGCCACGGGCGTATCTGGATCTGAACCGGGGTCCCGACGAACTGGATCCTGCGGTCATCGACGGAGTGCGGCGCGGCGCGCACAACCCGCGCATTGCCAGTGGACTTGGCGTTATTCCCCGCGTCGTGTCCAATGGTCGTGCAATTTATAGTGGAAAACTGACGCTGTCAGAAGCGCATGAGCGTATCAGTTCGGTCTGGAGAGCCTACCACGACACCCTGCAAACCCTGATGGACGAAGCACATGCAGGCTTTGGCGAAGCGATCCTGATTGATTGCCATTCCATGCCGCACGAAGCCTTGGAACATGTCTGCCCCCCAGGTGCCACCCGCCCTGATGTTGTGCTAGGGGACCGGTTTGGAGCGGCGGCGGCGTCGTCTGTGGTGGAACGGATCGAGGCGGCGTTTGCGTCTGCGGGTTTCAAAGTCGCGCGTAATATGCCGTTTGCGGGGGCCTACATCTGCCAACATTATGGCCGGCCGTCGCGCCGGCATCATGCGGTGCAGATCGAAATTGACAGAGCCATCTACATGAACGAACGCACGATCAAGCCGAATGCCAATTTTAATGCATTCAAAGCGGCCCTGGACGGCGTGATTGCCGAAATCGCTGAAATCGGTCGTCCGGCAGACTTGCGCGTCGCGGCAGAATAG
- a CDS encoding DNA polymerase IV yields the protein MPTLCRACLHTFESGTRCPACRSPRVTSHDELFDLTIAHMDCDAFYASVEKRDNPDLDGKPVIIGGGHRGVVSTCCYIARIKGVRSAMPMFQALKLCPEAIIVRGRMDRYVEVSRQVRALMDELTPTVEPLSLDEAFMDLSGTENLHGAPPAVMLARLTKRMADEIGITGSIGLSHNKFLAKVASDLDKPRGFSVIGAAETTEFLRPKPVKLIWGIGPVARANLDAAGIRTFDDLLRWDSRDLHDRFGGMGDRLYSLARGEDARRISTSTPVKGLSNETTFNEDTNDPDILDGHIWRMAEKVSARAKAQDKAGRVVTLKLKRGDHKLLSKRLSLHQPTQLADTIYRTARELFDQVGKQGPYRLLGVGISELVPAGDADRIGDLLDPNATKRADAERATDAIREKFGKDAILKGRALR from the coding sequence ATGCCCACCCTTTGTCGCGCCTGTCTGCACACTTTTGAATCCGGCACCCGCTGCCCCGCGTGCCGCTCTCCGCGTGTGACGTCGCACGATGAACTGTTTGACCTCACCATTGCGCATATGGACTGTGATGCGTTTTACGCATCCGTGGAAAAACGTGACAATCCAGACCTCGACGGAAAGCCCGTCATTATCGGCGGTGGGCACCGTGGCGTAGTGTCGACATGTTGTTACATCGCACGCATTAAAGGCGTGCGATCAGCAATGCCGATGTTTCAGGCGCTGAAACTTTGTCCCGAAGCAATCATCGTGCGGGGCCGGATGGACCGCTACGTCGAAGTGTCGCGCCAAGTGCGTGCGCTGATGGACGAACTGACGCCAACAGTTGAACCCTTGTCGCTGGACGAAGCGTTCATGGACCTGTCGGGAACGGAAAATTTGCACGGCGCACCGCCTGCCGTGATGTTGGCGCGGCTGACCAAACGAATGGCCGATGAAATTGGGATCACCGGGTCCATCGGCCTGAGCCACAACAAGTTCCTCGCAAAAGTTGCATCGGATTTAGACAAACCGCGCGGGTTTTCAGTGATTGGCGCAGCGGAAACGACCGAATTCCTGCGTCCCAAGCCCGTGAAACTGATCTGGGGTATTGGCCCCGTCGCGCGGGCAAACCTCGACGCTGCTGGCATTCGCACCTTCGACGATCTGCTGCGGTGGGACAGTCGCGACCTGCATGATCGTTTTGGCGGCATGGGGGACAGGCTCTATTCCCTCGCACGGGGCGAAGATGCGCGCAGAATTTCGACGAGCACACCCGTGAAAGGGCTCAGCAACGAAACTACGTTCAATGAAGATACCAACGACCCTGATATTCTTGACGGTCACATTTGGCGGATGGCGGAAAAGGTGTCAGCGCGCGCCAAAGCGCAAGACAAGGCAGGTCGCGTGGTGACGCTTAAACTCAAACGCGGCGATCATAAACTCCTCAGCAAACGGCTCAGCTTGCATCAACCAACGCAATTGGCCGATACAATCTATCGCACCGCGCGCGAGCTTTTTGACCAAGTGGGTAAACAGGGGCCGTACCGTCTTTTGGGGGTCGGGATTTCCGAGCTGGTACCAGCGGGGGACGCAGACCGAATTGGCGACCTTCTGGATCCCAACGCCACCAAACGCGCAGATGCGGAACGCGCAACCGATGCGATCCGCGAAAAATTCGGCAAAGACGCAATTCTTAAGGGGCGCGCGTTGCGCTGA
- the ykgO gene encoding type B 50S ribosomal protein L36, giving the protein MKVRNSLRSLKSRHRDCRVVRRKGRVYVINKTNPRFKARQG; this is encoded by the coding sequence ATGAAAGTTCGCAACTCCCTCCGTTCGCTCAAGTCGCGCCACCGCGATTGCCGCGTTGTGCGCCGTAAGGGCCGGGTTTACGTTATCAACAAAACCAACCCACGGTTCAAAGCCCGTCAGGGCTAA
- a CDS encoding IS6 family transposase — protein sequence MKIDFKGNHFPKSVILYAVFFYVRYGVSYRDLKEIMAERGVEIDHATLNRWVVKFSPLIAANAQARKKPTAVSWRMDETYIKVRGEWTYLYRAVDREGETLDFMLSKRRDTGAARRFFKRAVGTNGVPDRIAIDKSGANLAGLQSLNVILKFTGAGQIISIFQSKYLNNIVEQDHRFIKRITRPMLGFKAFHSAATTLAGIETAHMIRKGQLAQTGIPAFKQFAALAA from the coding sequence GTGAAAATTGATTTCAAAGGGAACCACTTCCCCAAAAGCGTGATCCTGTACGCTGTATTTTTCTACGTACGTTATGGCGTCTCGTATCGTGATTTAAAGGAAATCATGGCCGAACGCGGCGTTGAAATCGATCATGCCACTCTGAACCGGTGGGTGGTGAAATTCTCACCATTGATTGCTGCAAACGCGCAGGCCAGAAAGAAACCGACAGCCGTCTCTTGGCGAATGGATGAAACGTATATCAAGGTTCGTGGTGAGTGGACCTATCTTTACCGCGCTGTTGATCGCGAAGGGGAAACTCTTGATTTTATGTTGTCAAAGCGTCGTGACACCGGCGCCGCTCGAAGGTTCTTCAAGCGCGCCGTTGGCACTAACGGTGTTCCAGATCGTATTGCGATCGACAAGAGTGGTGCCAATTTGGCTGGCCTGCAAAGCCTCAATGTCATCCTTAAATTCACGGGAGCTGGTCAGATTATCAGTATCTTTCAATCTAAATATCTCAACAATATTGTGGAGCAGGATCATCGATTCATCAAGCGGATCACACGGCCAATGCTGGGCTTCAAAGCGTTCCATTCTGCTGCAACAACATTGGCTGGGATCGAAACTGCGCATATGATCCGCAAGGGCCAACTAGCCCAAACAGGCATCCCGGCATTCAAGCAGTTCGCAGCCCTCGCAGCATAA
- a CDS encoding class I SAM-dependent DNA methyltransferase: MTDDTNLEGAYALKTPEDTKRLYAAWADTYDSDFGAAQGYLTPREVVRVFVGAGGCGPVLDVGAGTGLVGEGLAAVGVGPIDALDLSEDMLRVAKGKGAYRDLIAADVTQPLGLTGYRGIVSAGTFTRFCRKFFGRLTNSLLWTQLCCEGCELLECRDACLG; this comes from the coding sequence ATGACAGATGATACAAATTTAGAAGGCGCCTATGCGCTGAAGACGCCAGAAGATACCAAACGACTTTACGCAGCGTGGGCAGATACCTACGACAGCGATTTTGGCGCCGCGCAGGGCTATCTGACCCCGCGCGAAGTGGTCCGGGTTTTCGTCGGTGCTGGAGGGTGTGGTCCGGTTCTGGACGTTGGTGCGGGGACGGGATTGGTTGGCGAAGGATTGGCGGCAGTTGGCGTTGGGCCGATTGACGCGCTAGATCTGTCTGAAGACATGTTGCGCGTCGCCAAAGGCAAAGGTGCCTACCGCGACTTGATTGCGGCGGATGTCACCCAGCCATTGGGCCTGACGGGATATCGCGGAATCGTCAGTGCCGGCACATTTACCAGGTTCTGTCGCAAATTTTTCGGCAGGCTGACGAACAGTCTTCTTTGGACACAATTATGCTGCGAGGGCTGCGAACTGCTTGAATGCCGGGATGCCTGTTTGGGCTAG